A portion of the Jaculus jaculus isolate mJacJac1 chromosome 5, mJacJac1.mat.Y.cur, whole genome shotgun sequence genome contains these proteins:
- the LOC123460759 gene encoding cystatin-B-like, whose amino-acid sequence MMTGGLSDTKPATAEIQEIADKVKSQLEQKENRKFSVFKAVSYRSQVVAGSIYYIKVDVGDGEFIHMTVLEPLPHENKPLSLLSYQTKKTQDDELEDS is encoded by the exons ATGATGACCGGAGGCTTGTCCGACACCAAACCGGCCACAGCCGAGATCCAGGAGATTGCCGACAAG GTGAAGTCCCAGCTTGAGCAGAAGGAAAACCGGAAGTTCTCCGTCTTTAAAGCTGTGTCTTACAGGAGCCAGGTCGTGGCTGGCAGCATCTACTACATAaag GTTGATGTCGGTGATGGTGAGTTCATTCACATGACGGTGTTGGAACCACTCCCTCATGAGAACAAGCCGCTGTCCTTGCTGTCCTACCAGACCAAGAAGACCCAGGATGATGAGCTGGAAGACTCCTAA